The following coding sequences lie in one Myxococcus xanthus genomic window:
- a CDS encoding carotenoid 1,2-hydratase, which produces MMRLAKLAALPDAAGTYRWFYADVTAGPYSAVCIFMLGSLFSPRYSVAARRGGRPLEHSAVNFALYHEGVRRLWVLSEYARAELEAPGRLRIGRSTLSYEGDGTVRMAVDDWTAPWGRPVRAGLTLEPMTPVGEVVQLMPGLPHYWQALAPRSQARLEVSSLGIEASGLGYHDTNHGGELLGARLSGWHWARTHREDETVVDYHLPEGVAPLRVVAGARGVRCERGPALVEARPTHITSWGLRVPSRLHAGNVVVGQPKLLESSPFYARLEARQGPLDSLGEVADFRRFHSPFIRWMAHFRTRMGRAA; this is translated from the coding sequence ATGATGCGCCTGGCGAAACTCGCCGCCCTGCCGGACGCGGCGGGCACCTACCGCTGGTTCTATGCGGACGTCACCGCGGGGCCCTACAGCGCGGTGTGCATCTTCATGCTGGGCTCGCTGTTCTCGCCCCGGTACTCGGTGGCGGCGCGGCGGGGCGGACGGCCGCTGGAGCACAGCGCGGTGAACTTCGCGCTGTACCACGAGGGCGTGCGGCGGCTGTGGGTCCTCAGCGAGTACGCGCGCGCGGAGCTGGAGGCCCCGGGCCGGCTGCGTATCGGCCGCTCCACGCTGTCGTACGAGGGGGACGGCACGGTGCGGATGGCCGTGGACGACTGGACGGCGCCGTGGGGTCGGCCCGTGCGCGCGGGCCTGACGCTGGAGCCGATGACGCCCGTGGGCGAGGTGGTGCAGCTCATGCCTGGGCTGCCGCACTACTGGCAGGCGCTGGCGCCTCGTTCGCAGGCACGGCTGGAGGTGTCCTCGCTGGGCATCGAGGCGAGTGGCCTGGGCTACCACGACACCAACCACGGCGGAGAGTTGCTGGGCGCGCGGTTGTCGGGGTGGCACTGGGCTCGCACGCACCGCGAGGACGAGACGGTGGTGGACTACCACCTGCCTGAAGGTGTCGCGCCGCTGCGAGTGGTGGCGGGCGCGCGCGGAGTGCGCTGCGAACGGGGCCCCGCGTTGGTGGAGGCGCGGCCCACCCACATCACCAGCTGGGGCCTGCGCGTGCCGTCACGCCTGCACGCGGGCAACGTGGTGGTGGGACAGCCGAAGCTGCTGGAGTCGTCGCCCTTCTACGCACGGCTGGAGGCGCGCCAGGGGCCTCTGGACTCCCTGGGCGAGGTGGCGGACTTCCGTCGCTTCCACTCGCCCTTCATCCGCTGGATGGCGCATTTCCGCACGCGCATGGGACGGGCGGCATGA